The Gossypium hirsutum isolate 1008001.06 chromosome D06, Gossypium_hirsutum_v2.1, whole genome shotgun sequence genome contains the following window.
ttggAAAAGCTAATTTACATGATAACAGCCACACAACGAGGTTAATTTTTATAGATAATAGCACTCAGGACATAATACCTCTTATATATAAACAcaaacagatatatatatatatataggaaacAACAAGAACGAGTACTGATCCACAGGAATATTCATGCAACTGGATAGGAAGGTTTCTTGGCAATGCCACAAAGACCTTTTTTGGAATGAACATCTCTCTTGATCCTCATGTAACCACTTTCACCCCAGGATTTGCCCCATGAGTTCTTCACTAACCAGTACTTAATCCCATCTTCACTTGTTCCATACCCTACGACAGTAACAGCATGGTTTAACCTGGTTCGGCATGGTCCTCCATAAACACCTCCTGAATAAAACTGAAATCCATATCCACTGCAATCAAGGGCCACTGCAACAGGTTGCCGGCTTGCGGCCTTTAAGAGAGCTTCTTCATTGTCGCGAGGTACATCTTCGTATCCAGTGATCTGCGCAGCTCTGAAAGTTTCTTTTCGACGGCTGCATTTCCCGTCCTTTCCGGTGTATGGGTATTTTGATTCCTTGGCGAGACCCTGGTTTCTACCAATGTATTCGAATCCGTCGTCCATCCAACCAGCATCGCAGCCTCGGGTACTTTCGGTCCTGGCGCAATCCACCAGTTGTTGCTCGGAGAGCGAGACCAACTTTCCAGTTTTAATCTTTATGACGCCTTCTACAGCTGCGACAGTTGAGAATGCCCAGCAACTTCCTACATAAACATgcaaaaaacaatttaaacataagTAAACtactaattattaatttactaaacTTCTAGGGCTAAGTTTATATCTCTTACCACAAGAACCTTGGTCCTTGATCTCAGTGACAGCCCCTTTCTTCCTCCAGTCGATGCTATCCGGGACATTAATCAGGTTTTCATATCGAAACCTTTTAATTTTATGTGAAACATTTTTAGAAGAGAACATGTATCCAGCAAAGTTCGTTAGGAATTCTTCATTGGTTAAGTCAGCAAATTCATTGGTACTTAACTTATAAGTTTGATTCCCCATTTTATTGAAGTTTTCTATGAATTCCAGATTGTTTTTGAATATCTGAAAACGCATAGGCTCCTCTTCCTGCATCTCATAGGTTCGTCCATGCTCAACCATCCATTGCTTGTATTTCTCAGCAACGAAGGCTTCATCCAATATGCGGGACATGGCAGATGCCAGAGCCCCAGAAACAGTCAACATGAAAATAAGAAACTTAGTTTTGAGTGCGAAAGCCATTGCTCAATGGTCAGGCCTTACAGCTGATGTGAAGAAGCAGAGCATACCAGCTATCTATTTATAGATGATCCATAGCTACCGCAACTTATACTGCAATAACCTTATTGGCCACAAAAAATAGCAGTAGGAATTAGCTTTGcaagaaagttttaatttaatggtAAATGGTGATTGATAAGGAAAGGGTTTACTAATGAACTTTGTTGACTTTCCCCACGTGTGGGTATTAGATAAGTACTTTATTAAATTGAGGCCGACAAAAGCAAATTTGACTGAACTTTTTAGTTTTGtcatatatgaaaaaaaaaaacacttttagtGAATCTGTTTTTTTTccattaacatattttattaagaGTTTAATCTTAAAGTCATTTTGGTATCTTAAAGAGTTTAATCTTTGTTgtcaattttttttcctatttataatatatatagaagGAGTGGAGGAGCTGTAAACATGATTTTAACTTGATATACtacaaaattttcaagcttcttCCACTTTTGGCAGGAAAAAAAATCAAGGTTTTGcattcaaatagaaaaaaaaacgcATGTAAATAAGTTGATTACACGAGCAAATTAAGAATAATCATTTATCACAACCAATAGATTATATTGGGATAAATCCGATCAAGCAAAGGAcaaataaaataatgaagaaaCATAAAAGATCGAAcatacaaattttacgtggaaaaactccttCGAAGAAGATAAAAAtcatgggcaaagataatttcactaaatcagtaaaaacgaagagtacaaggatggaaataaaaactaaaccctgaaaaccTGAAAATAAGAACCCTAAAACTTAAACACAAATTCCCTAAAACTTGTAAAaactaatacctaaatgtgttaTGGGTTAATCTTTTTAAGGTTGTAGAaggtctatttataggttaaattcgtaagtcaataatattaaataatctatactaattagagtttaagtgggaaactaaaacAATATTTAATTGAAAGAAGTAATGCCAAGAAATTGAGGTAGTCATCGCCACGCCGTGACCTGACTTTATTTTTGTCGTGACGAAATATGGTTATGTCGTCGGGATGAAGCTTGTTTTTTCGTCATGACGCCGACTACTTGTCAGGACAAAGAGCTACTCCTTGTTGCAACGTCACACACTGGTTATGTTGAAATGTAAGACATACTGATATTAACTAAGTTCAAGTTGTGCTTGAACTTTGAAACCAGAAGACTTCTAGTCTTCAACTTATGCATTGCGAAATCAAACCTGAGTCGGGTCTACTTTCTATGAATGCGGTGCTTTGTCTTTCCAAAACCTACACTCAAAAGAGAACTTCTTTTATTCAAAACAATCATATCTTTTTCcttcctatgaccaagttgcctctgtTTCAACGAGTCGACTCTAACTCCTTAACAGATGAGGGATATGCTTTTTAACCAATCACTGTTGATCCTTACAGAACATAAAGACTTCCAGTCTTTCTACCTTTCATCAAAACATGAGCCCCATGATATACCTTAATGCCACTTGACGTGATGTTAATTTTATAGCCCTTTGAGTCCAAATTTCCCAAGGAGATGAGATTTCTCTTTAAATTAGGCAAATACCTGATATTTGATAGTGGCCTAATTGTCTTGTCGTGCATCCTAATCTGAACAGTACCAACACCAATTACCTTATAGGATAAGCCATTCCCCAtatgcacaactccaccttcaactgaattgtatgtggagaaccagtccctgttgggacacatgtggaaagaacacctCGAATCCAAGATCCTCTCGGACGTAAGCTTGAAGCTTTTGCTTGTCGACAGTAACAAGAAATCGTCACCCTTTTTGTTGACCAAATTAGCATAAAGTAATTCTTTCTCATTGTTCTTAGCAAGCCTCTTATTTCGTAGCTTGTAACAATCTACCTTGAcatgacctaacttcttacaatagtgaCATCTTTTATCTCGATTCCTAGATCTATCGAAGTTGATGCTTGCCTATCAGACTTGCTATCctaaccaaactcattgtcgagtttgccTTTACTCAACAAGGATCCTTCACATCCTCGAATGAGAATTTATCTCCACCATAAATTAAGGTCTTCCTAAAAAACTTGTATGAAGGGGTAAAGAACACAATAATAACATAGTCTTATCTTCATCATCAAGCTGAACCttacattctttaaatcattcaaaagaataataaattgactaatgtgatctctgaagtgctcacattcgttcatgcagGAAATGTATAGTCGTTGTTTCGACACCAATCGGTTAGATAGAGACTTTGtcgcgtaaagagtttctaaccttttccacaagttGGATGTTGTTTTCTCCATCAACACCTCCTGTAATACACTATTCGAGAGGCACAACTGAATTTCAGATAAGGCCTtatcatcaagctcttcccattctaacTGATCTATATTCGTGGGCTTCTTTCCTGTAATGACCTTTTTTAAACTGTTTTGAACCAGTATTACCATCATCAAAACTTGCCACAAACTAAAATTTGTAATTACATCAAACTTCTCAATATCGAACCTTATTGCTGCCATATCTGAATGGGTTGAATGAAAAAATCGAACCAAGCTCTAATAACAACTTGTTGGGGATAAACCCTATTCAGTATCGAACAAGTagaataacaaagaaaatgaaaagatcaaacacacaaattttatgtgaaaaacccctgaagaggataaaaaccacgagaaaagataatttcactaaatcggaaaaaatgaagagtacaaatatggagataaaaactaaccCTGAAACCTGAAAATAAGAACTCTCaaaacttaaacacaaaatttcCTAAAAGCTTGTAAAGATAATACCTAAATGTGTTATGGGTTAATCTTTCTAGGGTTGTAGAAATCCTATTTACAGACTAAATTAGTaggttaaataatattaaaataatctacacTAATTAGTTTTTAATTGGGAAACTAAAATAGTGTTTAACTAAAAGATGTAAAGCCGAGAAAATTGAGGAACACGTCGCCAAGTTATGATATGGCTTTCTTCTTGTCATGACGTGGCTTTCTTCTTGTTGTGACAAAGTATGGTCACGTTGTCGGGACAAGCTAGTTTTCTCGTCGTGAAGTCGGTTGCTCCTCGGGACGAAGAGCACCTCCTCGTTGTGATGTCACACACTCTTTATGCTGAAGTGCGAGGCATACTCAACAGATCATTAGTCTTCATTTAAAAATCATCAAATCCTTgttttagttcaatttcatttattttgggtTTAGAGTTTGTagatatttattttcatttttttctttagatAAATAATATTGTATTTTAGGAAATTATGCTAACAAACGTGGAACAATTAGCATCATCGTTTCACTTAATACCTTTTTCGGAGCAACAACTCTTGTTTTGAATAGTTTTTATTAAGAATAATAGTGGTTCAGAAGTAGCTATGTTCAGAAAAGGGCTTTAGTTAGAACAAGTATAATTTAGTatagttattattttagaataactCTTGTTGAGAACAACTAAATTTTGGAATAGCTCTTttttagaataatgattaatcgACTGTTTAATGACACatcaataatgtgcaagcgtacactgtcggTACAAGTATAGTAGGCAGAtgtgagtctgtcggatatcgatcccacatggatggtagtcttttgtctattaaagtcggtgcaataactagatataaacaagataaattgtgaggatatttgtcgatgcaataacttgaaaacaataaaataaaagatgatactGATAAACTGGGATCCTCAACATGAATCTTTAGCAGAATACTAAGTTCTCACAAGGTATAAagtataggtgattgtcgatgcaataaaATTTAATGCAAATCTTACCCAACATTACTTCtctatttaatctaagacttaaacatgcatattaacctTACCTTCTGATGATGGCAATACggaactattaagaacaagtggactaaattcctctaatcctcactcaacttttGTTGAAATGTTGTTGGCTTaaactgtcactgcactttctAGTGTCAGTGACTACAATAATGCTTTCGTGTtaaaaaattcaaaccctaagattaaacaataaaagtaaGATTAAAGAAGATAACATTTCACCAATAATTCATTAGTACATCTATACAATCAGAAATCAGTgagtaatcaccagcatttagaaagaaataagaaaaaatcgAATGGAGAATACTATCCCTAGACAACTCGATTGAATCTCTCTATTTCCTCTTGTCGGCGCACTTAGGTCTCCTCATTAGGAGCTATTTTGCAACTGGTTTTCACATTGGCTGACCCGTGAGAGACTTAAGCTGCCATGGTCATAAGCTTATCTTTTTCTTCTCATGTCCACCTTTTATGTTCTCCTCCAACAGTACATATGTCATTTCCTCAAAATTATTCTTTCCTTGTTCatacaggttggttataccagactggatAACTCATTCAGTTTTGGTTCTTATCCGGATAGCTGTCAGGTGTGGCGACAATTCTGGACGCAGTCTGGAATTAATTCATGCAGTGACATTGCGGATAACTGTTAGGCGTGGCGACAATTTTGGATGCAATCTGGGattaactcatgcagcgacattaatgcaataagatagcaaaattaagaataaaataggatatgattcactaagttataaaatgcaatttactaaattgaaaatgctaaaatgtatgctaaggataactaaataggaacaatttaaccaataagtaaagGGGAAAAcgtatgttctttctagtgctataaATGATGTTTGAAGAATAACTATGTTTCAAACATTATTGTTTGGAGCCACTTGTATTTAGAGTAATTATGTTTTCTTGGAAGATTCATTATTTAGAACAAGCTTTACCAAGAAAGATATCAATATAGAACAACTCTTATTCAGAACAATCTCTACATTGAGAATAACTATTATTTAAGAATAATTTTCATCCAAGAACAACCATCGTCTTGTGCTTCTAGAGATGTTTTGCGAAAGGTACCACTTCAACAAAGTACAAGAGTGGAAGCAACCCTGGAATATGACAAGGTTCTTGGGTTATCTTCACTTTTGGGATGTTTCGAAGACCTTGGCTTAGTTGATCAAATTTGGAGATAGTTAAAAGGTTTTCCATTTAACCTTTTCCTATAATACTGATTGTTTTTCCCTCATTCCAAAAACAAAATCAATTCTTCTTCACTATTCACAATCATAATTCTTCTTCATTGTTCACAATCACCAACAAAACCTTTCACTATCCCTTCTTAATCATTAATACAATGGTAACTGAAAAAATATTTGTCATTAGTCTCATTAATTACCAACTTTGTAACTCCTATTCTTGAAACACTATAAATAGGAGCCTTTCACAACTAATGACAGTACTTTTGGCACATTAGTATTTTGAATCTCAAAGTTCTCTCTAAAAATCTCTCAACGTATTTTTTGTTCTTAGCCTTATCATCAACCACATTTCCTTTTCTCCACCTTACCAACCAACCTCAGTTGCAACTTTATCACTCATATTTTGGCTACAATTTATAACTTATAGCCTCAACTTTATCACTTATTATAGTTGGGATTTATACATTGACTACAACTATAATGCTTTATAAAAGGATTGAATAGATCTCTTGAACTTTGGGTTGAGAAATATTATCTCAATGTGAAGTTGAGAATAGTTCTTCTTGGTGACGaatattcttaaaaatttatttattgtaCTAGTGAAAGGAGTGAATACTTCTTGTAGgaataaataaatacattcaTATTATTAGAGAAACATTGAAAGTTCAATACAATGAAAACTCATTAGAAATATGGAACAAACAAATAAAGCACTTCTAATCAATTATACAGATCAATGGAGACGAGCTACTACTACTAAAATGAGAAATAGCATCTAATTGCTTCTTCAAGTTTACTTTGCACTCATTCATTAACTGTCACACCCAGATTTGTTAAGTTTTAGATTGTAAGGGGGATTTGCAGATTAAATTGAAAAGCTTTCTATTCTGAAGTGTTCATTTTGTAATTATGAACAAGTGACGGGCTGGTTGAAGAAAAGTTGGATTCCAACCATAGTCCGAATGTTTTGAACTAGGCAGTTTCTTAGTGGGAGACATGATTATTAAGGTATTTTCTGGTGGCTATGAATCGGTTGTGGCGAAAGTAGATCAGGAGGAATATATATTGAAGAGGCATTTCCCTTCGggaggatttttttattttttgtttttcttcttcttttcattaGTTTGccatggaagaaagaataattaaaaagtGTTCGTGCATGAATGAAAGAGACTGAGGTTTATGTAATGCATGAATGAAAGAGACTGAGGTttatgtaacactccaaacccaacccaacccaacacTTTGATTCGAGTATGATGTGTCACAACTTAAAATCAGACTAACTTTAAGAAAAACATTCAGtgaaaactttataaaattttacaagatTATAAAGACGAAGCACATAATGACTATTATTTTGCGAAGGTTTAAATGTACATCATTGgtagtttaaaataattttcaaaccaCCAGTGTATAAGTTCAAATAAGTAAACTtcattaaacaaaaaatataatagtTCAAATTCAAACATTGAGTTTTAATAAAACTCTCACAAAACAATGTCTTGTCAGATtagtgataactcttgaaaagaattatatttcatgcctttagacttagctaattgcttgtacttaggtacatttagttTCCTTTTAAGACATTTCATtcgtattttcatcatttcattagCAGCTTGGGTTGCATTTAAATATTTGGTGTTTTTAATTGCTCATGGAAGGGGTATGTTTAGTGGTGTTGGCAGGTGCAAGATAAGGAATaagaaataaatgagtgaagTTTTGTCAGGGCAAAATGATGGTCAGATTGCTAGCTCATAGGCCCTGCCAATGCTGGGAAGGTGTCCAGTTAGCATTCAACGCATAACAATTTCAACCAAACTCTACTTGTACTAGATAAATCTACCTAGAGAAGAGAAGTAGATATACCTTGGGGCTATTGGAATTATTCTAAAAAAAGcaatttaaaaagaagaaaaggaggaAATTCGAGGGCCCGGAACTGCAGTTAGAGATCTTTAGAAAAATTAGAAGGTAGAGGCTGAATAGAGACAGGCAGAGGAAAGACACAGGCAACCTCTCTCAGCCACCTCAAGACACTGCGCAACTAGAGTGTGGATTGGACAAGCGAACGTTATCTTCCCGatgttcttccattatttctaatatgttcCTTCATAAATTACAGTGATGAAAACGATGTTTGAGTTGAATGTTATTTGCCAACCTATGAGcaaaatctcatagggttgggattactttgaTGAAAGTTTAATGTCTTTAATGGTTGTAGTATAAATctgaattatttttactatttcgttgaatttttttattcctTAAAATGTATGTGAGCAATCCCTAGACACAATTGACTGTGTAGCATACCCTTAAATTAATCTAAAGTCTGAAAAGGTTAGGTTAGTTAGACCGTGGTTGAATGATATGAGGAAGTACTTGATAGATACTTGTAGgagactctagacatagaacaATGTTCATACAGAAGGAAATAGTGCAGGGTACATATTAAAGGCCTATAGACACaagcaaggtaacttgaggtttctgACTTCAAAAGAAACAGGCCACTTTAGAACTCTTCTAAACAGTAGGTTAAGTATGATATTGCTTAGGCATTACTGATAGGAaaagtagattcttagtaatcctgaCCTTCCCACTCAACATCGCATAATCCTTATCTTTTGTCGTAGTATCTTTGCCTTTGCAtccttagttatttattttttagttacatattattcatataatcattttgaTAACTGTCTTTACATCTCTACTCTCGTTTTGCCATAGCATTTCTAAGTATTTATTAATTCCACATAATGCAtacattattattaattttaattgccACCGCATACTTACCATGGCATTACCATAGCACTAATggtattttattataataacttgaccactttagTGCGTCAGTCCGATCCTCGTGGGGACGatactcacttatcactttattacttgattcgacgtgtatacttgcacaattcacatatcatattcacacacgacaagtttttggcaccgttgccaggGATTGACAATTTGGCATAATTttgtttggttattttacttaattccattaattttatttaacttagttatatttaatttctacaggtTGGCCATCAATGTATGAGAAGAGGCGTTCCTGATAGCAAAGAGTATCCTTTTGACCTAGAGATTTATAGAACTTTGCGAATAAGGTGGAAAGATTTATGAAAAATGGCTATGAACGGGAATGATCCTGGTCTCAATGATAATCCAAATGATCAAGATGCTAATTCTCCTATTTGAAGGGTGATACCATATATGAATGATAATTTGAATGGCGAGGGCACTGATTTGCATGTCCTTAGGGTCATAGATGACCGAGATAGACCAATTTGAGAACATATTGTcctaattttggatgatttgaatgcAGGGATAGTCAGGCTGCAAATACAAGCACAGCAGTTTGAACTAAAACCAATAATGTTTTAGATGTTACAAACAGTAGGTTAGTTTGGACGACTGCTTACTGAAGATCCAAGATTGTATTTGCGACTTTTCATAGAAGTTTGTGACTCATTTAGGCAATAGGGTTTTCCTGAATATACCCTAAGACTTAAATTGTTTCCATATTCCTTGAGAGACTAAGCAAGAGCATGGTTGAACGCTTTACCGTCAAGGACAGTGAC
Protein-coding sequences here:
- the LOC107900651 gene encoding zingipain-2; the encoded protein is MAFALKTKFLIFMLTVSGALASAMSRILDEAFVAEKYKQWMVEHGRTYEMQEEEPMRFQIFKNNLEFIENFNKMGNQTYKLSTNEFADLTNEEFLTNFAGYMFSSKNVSHKIKRFRYENLINVPDSIDWRKKGAVTEIKDQGSCGSCWAFSTVAAVEGVIKIKTGKLVSLSEQQLVDCARTESTRGCDAGWMDDGFEYIGRNQGLAKESKYPYTGKDGKCSRRKETFRAAQITGYEDVPRDNEEALLKAASRQPVAVALDCSGYGFQFYSGGVYGGPCRTRLNHAVTVVGYGTSEDGIKYWLVKNSWGKSWGESGYMRIKRDVHSKKGLCGIAKKPSYPVA